One genomic segment of Micromonospora sp. WMMC415 includes these proteins:
- a CDS encoding endonuclease domain-containing protein, translated as MPPRPHRPATLAWQVFRGSDAVRRRLLTEHQLRSSAWVRLRHDVYADARLERDHALACRAAALRLPDGALFAGPSAAYLHGVEHAATFADDVHVLVPQSRRVGAQKGIRLHVAGADDHPSGPGREGNPASSPTSDGGCARTGPTQAAWETAVWLEPVRAVSILDALLRQGLTTRSALLAEAGLRGGRPGGKRARWVFDLADPGAQSPPESHLRVRMALAGLPRPVAQHPVRLPTGRVLHPDLAWPEYRVAVEYDGHWHHDRERLHLDRQRLNQLVTSGWLVLHVTSRRLYQEFPKIAAEVRAALTSRGWRP; from the coding sequence ATGCCACCTCGACCGCATCGGCCCGCCACCCTCGCCTGGCAGGTGTTCCGTGGCTCGGACGCCGTCCGTCGACGGCTGCTCACCGAGCATCAGCTCCGGAGCTCGGCCTGGGTCCGCCTCCGCCACGACGTGTACGCCGATGCGCGGCTGGAGCGGGATCACGCGTTGGCGTGCCGCGCCGCCGCGCTGCGCCTGCCGGACGGCGCGCTGTTCGCCGGCCCCTCGGCCGCGTACCTGCACGGCGTCGAACACGCGGCCACCTTCGCCGACGATGTCCACGTGCTCGTCCCCCAGTCCCGCCGGGTCGGCGCGCAGAAGGGCATCCGGCTGCACGTCGCCGGGGCGGACGATCATCCCTCCGGGCCGGGGCGCGAAGGCAATCCGGCCTCTTCGCCGACGTCCGACGGCGGCTGCGCTCGAACGGGGCCCACCCAGGCCGCGTGGGAGACCGCTGTCTGGCTGGAACCGGTCCGGGCGGTCAGCATCCTCGACGCGCTGCTCCGACAGGGCCTGACCACGCGGTCGGCGCTGCTGGCGGAGGCGGGTCTACGCGGGGGCCGGCCCGGCGGGAAGCGGGCCCGCTGGGTGTTCGATCTCGCCGACCCAGGTGCACAGTCACCACCCGAGTCGCACCTACGGGTGCGGATGGCCCTGGCGGGCCTGCCCCGACCGGTCGCCCAGCATCCGGTCCGCCTGCCGACCGGCCGCGTCCTCCATCCCGACCTCGCGTGGCCGGAGTACCGGGTGGCGGTCGAGTACGACGGCCACTGGCACCACGACCGGGAGCGGCTCCACCTCGACCGCCAGCGGCTCAACCAGCTCGTGACATCTGGTTGGCTGGTGCTGCACGTGACCAGTCGTCGCCTGTATCAGGAGTTCCCAAAGATCGCCGCCGAGGTGCGCGCCGCGCTCACCTCGCGCGGTTGGCGTCCTTGA
- the cysS gene encoding cysteine--tRNA ligase — protein MTLRLYDTATRSVRDFVPREAGKVGVYLCGLTLQAPPHIGHLRSGVNYDVLRRWLLAHGLEVRFVRNLTDIDDKILVKAQEQGRPFWSIAYANELKLAAAYRALNVLPPTYEPRATGHIPEMHELIAKLIDTGHAYPATDGSGDVYFDVCSWPAYGALSNQSPDDMQSAGDAPDRGKRDPRDFALWKGAKPEEPADAYWPSPWGRGRPGWHIECSAMCWRYLGAEFDIHGGGLDLTFPHHENELAQSQAAGLSFARFWVHHGLLNIGGAKMGKSLGNTLDLTYVDSLGVRPVELRYYYAAAHYRSAIDYSEDALREAAVAYRRVEGFVQRAAERVGAGSLGEVPAAFAAAMDDDLNTSAALAVVHEVVRDGNTALTGGDDVTVRTALGQVRAMLDILGVDPLDPAWTGGGGAEDLRAVVDSLVALALEQRAQARSRKDWAAADAVRDQLKQAGVVVEDTPQGPRWTIGEQD, from the coding sequence GTGACGCTACGCCTGTATGACACCGCCACCCGATCGGTGCGGGACTTCGTCCCGCGGGAAGCCGGCAAGGTGGGGGTCTACCTGTGTGGTCTCACCCTCCAGGCGCCGCCGCACATCGGGCACCTTCGCTCCGGCGTGAACTACGACGTGCTGCGCCGGTGGCTGCTCGCGCACGGTCTGGAGGTCCGGTTCGTCCGGAACCTCACCGACATCGACGACAAGATCCTCGTGAAGGCGCAGGAGCAGGGCCGGCCGTTCTGGTCGATCGCGTACGCCAACGAGTTGAAGCTCGCCGCCGCGTACCGGGCGCTGAACGTGCTGCCCCCGACGTACGAGCCGCGGGCGACCGGGCACATCCCGGAGATGCACGAGCTGATCGCGAAGCTCATCGACACCGGGCACGCCTACCCGGCCACCGACGGCTCCGGCGACGTCTACTTCGACGTGTGCTCCTGGCCGGCGTACGGGGCGCTGTCCAACCAGTCCCCGGACGACATGCAGTCCGCCGGCGACGCGCCCGACCGGGGCAAGCGCGACCCGCGCGATTTCGCCCTGTGGAAGGGCGCCAAGCCGGAGGAGCCGGCGGACGCGTACTGGCCGTCGCCGTGGGGACGGGGCCGGCCCGGCTGGCACATCGAGTGCTCGGCGATGTGCTGGCGCTACCTGGGCGCCGAGTTCGACATCCACGGCGGCGGGTTGGACCTGACGTTCCCGCACCACGAGAACGAGCTCGCCCAGTCGCAGGCGGCCGGGCTGTCGTTCGCGCGGTTCTGGGTGCACCACGGCCTGCTCAACATCGGCGGCGCGAAGATGGGCAAGTCGCTGGGCAACACGCTCGACCTGACGTACGTGGACTCGCTCGGGGTCCGCCCGGTGGAGCTGCGCTACTACTACGCCGCCGCGCACTACCGGTCGGCCATCGACTACTCGGAGGACGCGCTGCGCGAGGCGGCCGTCGCGTACCGGCGTGTCGAGGGCTTCGTCCAGCGGGCCGCCGAGCGGGTGGGCGCGGGGTCGCTCGGCGAGGTGCCGGCCGCCTTCGCCGCCGCCATGGACGACGACCTCAACACGTCGGCCGCGCTCGCCGTGGTGCACGAGGTGGTCCGGGACGGCAACACCGCCCTGACCGGTGGCGACGATGTGACCGTGCGCACCGCACTCGGCCAGGTGCGCGCCATGCTGGATATCCTCGGTGTCGACCCCCTGGACCCGGCGTGGACCGGTGGCGGCGGCGCGGAGGACCTGCGCGCCGTGGTGGACTCCCTGGTGGCCCTGGCCCTCGAGCAGCGCGCGCAGGCGCGCAGCCGGAAGGACTGGGCCGCCGCCGACGCGGTACGCGACCAGCTCAAGCAGGCCGGCGTGGTGGTCGAGGACACCCCCCAGGGCCCCCGTTGGACTATTGGAGAGCAGGACTGA
- a CDS encoding S8 family serine peptidase, whose protein sequence is MSKRFTAGAVATATALALTVTGLGVPAGAAPANTRTFTVVSENGVTADAAIAAIRAAGGTVVSRTDDVGMFQVTSDRADFAARATAASALIGAAEQKAIGRKPKVDRVEQEHLLAAAAAKGSGERRSARMDPLDEKLWGLDMIRADKARKVEPGDRRVTVGVLDTGVDASHPDIAPNFDWKLSRNFAPDIVDVDGECEVASCVDPVGTDDGGHGTHVAGTIGAAANGFGLSGVAPKVSLVELKGGQDSGYFFLEPVVKSLLHAGKAGLDVVNMSFYVDPWLYNCTANPADSPEDQAEQRAIIEAMKRALNYAHNRGVTLVGALGNNHEDLGDPRVDTSSPDYGDTPPYPRPIDNDSCWDLPAEGPHVIGVSALGPSGKKSDFSNYGTEQISVAAPGGWFRDGFGTDTFRTDANMILSTYPKKVLQEEGSVDEDGNVVPEAATFVFKECKRNGECGYYTYLQGTSMAAPHASGVAALIVSRYGKQQGRAGYGMNPDLVEQHLYRTAAEHACPEPRLQQYRNEGRDETFDAYCAGGLNFNGFYGYGIIDAYAAVTSPLKPNARP, encoded by the coding sequence GTGAGCAAGCGTTTCACCGCTGGTGCCGTCGCTACCGCAACGGCCCTGGCACTGACGGTGACCGGGCTGGGGGTGCCGGCGGGTGCCGCACCCGCCAACACCCGCACATTCACCGTCGTCTCCGAGAACGGCGTCACCGCTGACGCGGCCATCGCCGCGATCCGGGCGGCCGGGGGCACGGTGGTGTCCCGGACCGACGACGTCGGCATGTTCCAGGTCACCAGCGACCGGGCTGACTTCGCGGCCCGCGCCACGGCCGCCTCGGCCCTGATCGGTGCCGCCGAGCAGAAGGCCATCGGTCGCAAGCCCAAGGTCGACCGGGTCGAGCAGGAGCACCTGCTGGCCGCCGCGGCCGCCAAGGGCTCCGGCGAGCGCCGGTCGGCGCGGATGGACCCGCTGGACGAGAAGCTGTGGGGTCTGGACATGATCCGGGCCGACAAGGCCCGCAAGGTCGAGCCGGGCGACCGGCGCGTCACCGTCGGCGTCCTGGACACCGGCGTCGACGCCAGCCACCCGGACATCGCGCCGAACTTCGACTGGAAGCTGTCCCGCAACTTCGCCCCCGACATTGTCGACGTGGACGGTGAGTGCGAGGTCGCGAGCTGCGTCGACCCGGTCGGCACCGACGACGGCGGCCACGGCACGCACGTGGCGGGCACCATCGGCGCCGCCGCCAACGGCTTCGGCCTCTCCGGCGTCGCGCCGAAGGTCTCCCTGGTCGAGCTGAAGGGTGGCCAGGACTCCGGCTACTTCTTCCTGGAGCCGGTGGTCAAGTCTCTGCTGCACGCCGGCAAGGCCGGCCTCGACGTGGTCAACATGTCGTTCTACGTCGACCCGTGGCTCTACAACTGCACCGCCAACCCGGCCGACTCGCCCGAGGACCAGGCCGAGCAGCGCGCCATCATCGAAGCGATGAAGCGGGCGCTGAACTACGCCCACAACCGGGGCGTCACGCTGGTCGGCGCCCTCGGCAACAACCACGAGGACCTCGGCGACCCGCGGGTCGACACCTCCAGCCCGGACTACGGCGACACCCCGCCGTACCCGCGGCCGATCGACAACGACAGCTGCTGGGACCTCCCGGCGGAGGGCCCGCACGTCATCGGTGTCTCCGCGCTCGGTCCGTCGGGCAAGAAGTCCGACTTCTCCAACTACGGTACGGAGCAGATCAGCGTGGCCGCGCCGGGTGGCTGGTTCCGAGACGGCTTCGGCACCGACACCTTCCGGACCGACGCCAACATGATCCTCTCCACGTACCCGAAGAAGGTGCTCCAGGAGGAGGGCTCGGTCGACGAGGACGGCAACGTCGTGCCGGAGGCCGCGACGTTCGTGTTCAAGGAGTGCAAGCGCAACGGTGAGTGCGGGTACTACACGTACCTGCAGGGCACCTCGATGGCCGCGCCGCACGCCTCGGGCGTGGCCGCGCTGATCGTCAGCAGGTACGGCAAGCAGCAGGGTCGGGCCGGCTACGGCATGAACCCGGACCTGGTCGAGCAGCACCTGTACCGCACGGCCGCCGAGCACGCCTGCCCGGAGCCGCGGCTCCAGCAGTACCGCAACGAGGGCCGCGACGAGACCTTCGACGCGTACTGCGCCGGTGGGCTCAACTTCAACGGCTTCTACGGGTACGGGATCATCGACGCGTACGCGGCGGTGACCAGCCCGCTCAAGCCGAACGCCCGCCCGTAA
- a CDS encoding TIGR03618 family F420-dependent PPOX class oxidoreductase: MTGAPGADVLARLARERVVWLCTLRADGSPHLTPVWFLYRDGEWWVGTAERNRKVRNVLADPRVSLALPDGDSPVVAEGTATVVRTPFPADVVTAFRNRYDGWDVSVDGPDGRYVLLRIAVSRWLLTGSAR, translated from the coding sequence GTGACCGGCGCGCCCGGCGCGGACGTCCTCGCCCGGCTGGCCCGCGAACGGGTCGTGTGGCTCTGCACGTTGCGGGCGGACGGGTCGCCGCACCTGACGCCGGTGTGGTTCCTGTACCGGGACGGTGAGTGGTGGGTCGGTACGGCCGAGCGGAACCGCAAGGTCCGCAACGTGCTCGCCGACCCACGGGTGTCGCTGGCACTGCCGGACGGCGATTCGCCGGTCGTGGCGGAGGGGACGGCAACGGTGGTGCGGACGCCGTTCCCGGCCGATGTGGTGACGGCGTTCCGGAATCGGTACGACGGCTGGGACGTCTCGGTCGACGGGCCGGACGGCCGGTACGTGCTGTTGCGGATCGCGGTGTCCCGGTGGCTGTTGACCGGCTCGGCGCGCTGA
- the rlmB gene encoding 23S rRNA (guanosine(2251)-2'-O)-methyltransferase RlmB produces MAGNSQRRGRRLTPKKGATKGSGGKGRDALAGRGRTLPADERPWHKAYSGTEKLPQRTAWKQEKERRAATEEGRAPKIGQPGTKDTTWGRGGGRGVPAGKGGGKGRPAGRGGPRVAPGRKANPAKDAPELLVGRNPVLESLRANVPATALYVAQGIDIDDRVNEIVRTAADRGIALLEVSRAELDRMTGGVLHQGVGLQVPPFAYEPFEDLMAAALEQAAPLLVALDGVTDPRNLGAVIRSAAAFGAQGVFVPERRAAGITATAWRTSAGAAARVPVAQVTNLTRSLKACKEAGFIVVGLDADGETDLYDLEAAVGPLVVVVGSEGRGLSRLVGETCDLTVSIPMISDVESLNASVAAAVTLAEVARRRAVEG; encoded by the coding sequence ATGGCCGGCAACTCGCAGCGCCGTGGCCGGCGACTGACGCCGAAGAAGGGCGCCACGAAGGGCTCCGGCGGCAAGGGTCGGGACGCCCTCGCCGGGCGGGGTCGCACCCTGCCCGCCGACGAGCGGCCGTGGCACAAGGCGTACTCGGGCACCGAGAAGCTGCCCCAGCGCACCGCCTGGAAGCAGGAGAAGGAACGCCGGGCCGCCACCGAGGAGGGGCGCGCCCCCAAGATCGGCCAGCCCGGCACGAAGGACACCACCTGGGGCAGGGGCGGTGGCCGGGGGGTACCCGCCGGCAAGGGCGGCGGGAAGGGCCGGCCGGCCGGCCGCGGCGGCCCCCGGGTCGCCCCGGGCCGCAAGGCCAACCCGGCGAAGGACGCGCCGGAGCTGCTGGTCGGCCGCAACCCGGTGCTGGAGTCGCTGCGGGCGAACGTGCCGGCGACCGCCCTGTACGTGGCGCAGGGTATCGACATCGACGACCGGGTCAACGAGATCGTCCGCACCGCCGCCGACCGGGGCATCGCGCTCCTCGAGGTCAGCCGCGCCGAGCTGGACCGGATGACCGGCGGCGTGCTGCACCAGGGCGTCGGGCTGCAGGTGCCGCCGTTCGCGTACGAGCCCTTCGAGGACCTGATGGCCGCCGCCCTGGAGCAGGCCGCGCCGCTGCTGGTCGCGCTGGACGGGGTCACCGACCCACGCAATCTGGGCGCCGTGATCCGGTCCGCCGCCGCGTTCGGCGCGCAGGGTGTGTTCGTACCCGAGCGGCGGGCCGCCGGGATCACCGCGACCGCCTGGCGGACCAGCGCCGGCGCGGCCGCGCGCGTCCCCGTCGCCCAGGTGACCAACCTGACCCGGTCGCTGAAGGCCTGCAAGGAGGCCGGCTTCATCGTGGTCGGCCTGGACGCCGACGGCGAGACCGACCTGTACGACCTGGAAGCCGCCGTCGGCCCGCTCGTGGTGGTGGTCGGTTCCGAGGGGCGCGGGCTGTCCCGGCTGGTCGGCGAGACCTGCGACCTGACCGTCAGCATCCCGATGATCTCCGACGTGGAGTCGCTCAACGCCAGCGTCGCCGCGGCCGTGACCCTCGCCGAGGTGGCGCGCCGCCGGGCCGTCGAAGGCTGA
- a CDS encoding DUF397 domain-containing protein, translating into MELSGARWRKSSRSGQSNDCVEVATNLPGLVGVRDSKDPAGAVLCFGAYNWRVFVAALPQRR; encoded by the coding sequence GTGGAGTTGAGCGGCGCCCGGTGGCGCAAGAGCAGTCGAAGCGGCCAGTCCAACGACTGTGTCGAGGTGGCGACGAATCTGCCGGGGCTGGTGGGGGTGCGGGACAGCAAGGATCCGGCGGGGGCGGTGCTGTGCTTCGGAGCGTACAACTGGCGGGTCTTCGTGGCGGCGTTGCCGCAGCGGAGGTGA
- a CDS encoding CGNR zinc finger domain-containing protein, with the protein MLFAHDTECSLIAAAALVNTGGSDGEGLPDVAALDEFFVAHAYSGRHEHTDAELEAVRGLRPRLRRLWHADTDEIVAIVNGLLRENDALPQLITHDNEPYHLHAVPRDAPLAVRMAVEAAMAMADLVRSGELSRLRICDHPDCDNVLVDLSKNRSRRFCDAGCGNRAAVTAYRARKAAGKR; encoded by the coding sequence TTGCTTTTTGCCCATGACACCGAGTGTTCGCTCATCGCCGCCGCCGCACTGGTCAACACCGGCGGCAGCGACGGCGAGGGCCTGCCGGACGTGGCCGCCCTGGACGAGTTCTTCGTCGCCCACGCGTACAGCGGACGGCACGAGCACACCGACGCGGAGCTGGAGGCCGTCCGCGGGCTGCGCCCCCGGCTGCGCCGGCTCTGGCACGCCGACACCGACGAGATCGTGGCGATCGTCAACGGGCTGCTCCGGGAGAACGACGCCCTGCCGCAGCTCATCACGCACGACAACGAGCCGTACCACCTGCACGCCGTGCCCCGCGACGCGCCTCTCGCCGTCCGGATGGCGGTGGAGGCGGCGATGGCGATGGCCGACCTCGTCCGCAGCGGCGAGCTGAGCCGGCTACGGATCTGCGACCACCCCGACTGCGACAACGTCCTGGTCGACCTGTCGAAGAACCGGTCCCGCCGCTTCTGCGACGCCGGCTGCGGCAACCGCGCCGCCGTCACCGCCTACCGCGCCCGCAAGGCCGCCGGAAAGAGGTGA
- a CDS encoding IclR family transcriptional regulator, with amino-acid sequence MDTTARPGSDPTARDPELPPGTGQATGAPPARVAPAAGGRGGTEVRGGESAQTLDRGLRLLHLVADAPGGLTVTEAANRLAIGRAAVYRLVAPLTAHGMLRRDADGRLRLGAGVLHLARRAQPLLAEGALPALRRLAEQAGATAHLTVVEGGEGVALAVVEPSWTAFHVAYRTGARHPLERGAAGRAILAGRSGAAGPVSTAGELQSGAYGVAAPVLGVPGLEASVGVVSLAALDTEMVGAQVLAAATAVAAALR; translated from the coding sequence GTGGACACCACCGCCCGACCCGGCAGCGACCCGACGGCCCGGGACCCCGAGCTGCCGCCCGGCACCGGCCAGGCGACCGGCGCGCCGCCGGCCCGGGTGGCTCCGGCGGCCGGTGGACGCGGTGGGACCGAGGTGCGCGGGGGTGAGAGCGCACAGACCCTGGACCGCGGGCTGCGGCTGCTGCACCTGGTCGCCGACGCGCCCGGTGGGCTGACCGTCACGGAGGCGGCGAACCGGCTGGCCATCGGCCGCGCGGCCGTCTACCGGCTGGTCGCGCCGCTGACCGCGCACGGGATGCTGCGCCGCGACGCCGACGGCCGGCTGCGGCTCGGGGCCGGTGTGCTGCACCTCGCCCGGCGGGCCCAGCCGCTGCTGGCCGAGGGGGCGCTGCCCGCGCTGCGCCGGCTCGCCGAGCAGGCCGGCGCGACCGCCCACCTGACCGTGGTCGAGGGCGGCGAGGGCGTCGCGCTGGCCGTGGTGGAGCCGAGCTGGACGGCGTTCCACGTGGCGTACCGGACCGGGGCACGGCATCCGCTGGAACGCGGGGCCGCGGGCCGGGCCATCCTCGCCGGCCGGTCGGGCGCCGCCGGCCCGGTGAGCACCGCAGGGGAGTTGCAGTCCGGGGCGTACGGGGTGGCGGCGCCGGTGCTGGGCGTACCCGGCCTGGAGGCGAGCGTCGGCGTGGTGTCGTTGGCAGCCCTGGACACCGAGATGGTCGGCGCGCAGGTGCTCGCGGCGGCCACCGCCGTCGCCGCCGCCCTCCGCTGA
- a CDS encoding DMT family transporter, which translates to MRQPSVGGAGLALAVFSALTFATSGTFARSLINAGWSAEAVVVARVGLAALVVALPAVLALRGRWPVLRRNVASIGVFGLLGVALAQVCFFNAVRYLPVGVALMLEYLGIVVVVGWMWLAHGQRPRRLTVAGSAAALAGLALVLDLTGAGRLDPVGVLWGLGAAIGLAGYFVLAGRVDANLPSVVMASGGMAVGAAVLLLLGLVGVLPLRATFGDVDFAGQRASWLLPVAGLVLVAAVIAYLSGIAAARILGARLASFVGLTEVMFAVLIAWLVLDELPTLVQLLGGGLIVAGVALVRLDEPRDTPAAGEPEPALAAGR; encoded by the coding sequence ATGCGCCAACCATCCGTCGGCGGTGCCGGCCTCGCCCTGGCCGTGTTCTCCGCGCTGACGTTCGCCACCTCCGGCACGTTCGCGCGGTCGTTGATCAACGCCGGCTGGTCGGCGGAGGCCGTGGTGGTAGCCCGCGTCGGCCTGGCCGCCCTGGTCGTGGCGTTGCCGGCGGTGCTGGCGCTGCGCGGACGCTGGCCGGTGCTCCGCCGCAATGTCGCGTCGATCGGCGTCTTCGGGCTGCTCGGTGTCGCCCTCGCCCAGGTGTGCTTCTTCAACGCCGTGCGGTACCTGCCGGTCGGCGTCGCGCTGATGCTGGAGTACCTGGGCATCGTGGTCGTCGTCGGCTGGATGTGGCTGGCCCACGGGCAACGCCCGCGCCGGCTGACCGTCGCCGGCTCGGCCGCGGCCCTGGCCGGGCTCGCGCTCGTGCTCGACCTGACCGGCGCCGGCCGCCTCGACCCGGTGGGCGTGCTCTGGGGGCTCGGCGCGGCGATCGGGCTGGCCGGCTACTTCGTGCTCGCCGGGCGGGTCGACGCGAACCTGCCGTCGGTGGTCATGGCCTCCGGCGGGATGGCCGTCGGGGCGGCCGTGCTGCTGCTCCTCGGACTGGTCGGCGTGCTGCCGCTGCGGGCGACCTTCGGCGACGTCGACTTCGCCGGGCAGCGCGCGAGCTGGCTCCTGCCGGTGGCGGGGCTGGTGCTGGTGGCGGCGGTGATCGCGTACCTCTCCGGGATCGCCGCGGCGCGCATCCTCGGCGCCCGGCTGGCGTCCTTCGTCGGCCTGACCGAGGTGATGTTCGCGGTGCTGATCGCCTGGCTGGTGCTGGACGAGCTGCCGACCCTGGTACAACTGCTCGGCGGCGGGTTGATCGTCGCCGGAGTGGCCCTGGTACGCCTCGACGAGCCTCGCGACACCCCGGCGGCGGGCGAGCCGGAGCCCGCGCTGGCCGCCGGCCGCTGA
- a CDS encoding ABC transporter ATP-binding protein, with amino-acid sequence MATVTYSKASRIYPGTERPAVNQLDLEIGDGEFLVLVGPSGCGKSTSLRMLAGLEDVDQGSIYIDDRDVTHLPPKARDIAMVFQNYALYPHMTVYENMAFALKLRKTSKSEIDRRVKEAAALLQLEDFLSRKPKALSGGQRQRVAMGRAIVREPQVFLMDEPLSNLDAKLRVQTRTQIASLQAKLGVTTVYVTHDQVEAMTMGHRVAVLLDGELQQVDTPRALYDTPANVFVAGFMGSPAMNIKTVPLNDKGAEFAEMYVPLTREQVEAARAEGGDGKVTVGFRPEDCDLVSPTEGGMPVVVELVEDLGSDANVYGHAALGGANERFVVRTDRRSMPNMGDTVFVKPRTGRSHVFHAKTGVRI; translated from the coding sequence GCGAGTTCCTGGTCCTGGTCGGCCCCTCCGGTTGCGGCAAGTCCACCAGCCTGCGCATGCTCGCCGGCCTCGAGGACGTCGACCAGGGCTCGATCTACATCGACGACCGGGACGTCACCCACCTGCCGCCGAAGGCCCGCGACATCGCGATGGTCTTCCAGAACTACGCCCTCTACCCGCACATGACGGTGTACGAGAACATGGCGTTCGCGCTCAAGCTGCGCAAGACCTCGAAGTCGGAGATCGACCGGCGGGTCAAGGAGGCGGCGGCGCTGCTCCAGCTGGAGGACTTCCTCAGCCGCAAGCCGAAGGCGCTCTCCGGCGGCCAGCGCCAGCGGGTGGCCATGGGCCGGGCGATCGTCCGCGAGCCGCAGGTCTTCCTCATGGACGAGCCCCTGTCGAACCTCGACGCCAAGCTGCGGGTCCAGACCCGTACGCAGATCGCGTCGCTCCAGGCCAAGCTCGGCGTCACCACCGTCTACGTCACCCACGACCAGGTCGAGGCCATGACCATGGGTCACCGGGTGGCCGTCCTGCTCGACGGTGAGCTGCAGCAGGTCGACACCCCGCGGGCGCTCTACGACACCCCGGCGAACGTCTTCGTCGCCGGCTTCATGGGCTCCCCGGCCATGAACATCAAGACGGTGCCGCTGAACGACAAGGGCGCCGAGTTCGCCGAGATGTACGTCCCGCTCACCCGCGAGCAGGTCGAGGCGGCCCGCGCCGAGGGTGGCGACGGCAAGGTGACCGTGGGCTTCCGCCCGGAGGACTGCGACCTGGTCAGCCCCACCGAGGGCGGCATGCCGGTGGTCGTCGAGCTGGTCGAGGACCTGGGCTCGGACGCCAACGTCTACGGCCACGCCGCGCTGGGTGGCGCCAACGAGCGCTTCGTCGTCCGCACCGACCGGCGCAGCATGCCGAACATGGGTGACACCGTGTTCGTCAAGCCGCGTACCGGCCGCAGCCACGTCTTCCACGCGAAGACCGGCGTCCGGATCTGA
- a CDS encoding class II fumarate hydratase, which yields MVRVTTPEATGYRIERDSMGEVEVPAEALWRAQTQRAVQNFPISGRGIEPAQIKALAQVKGAAAEVNGELGVIDANVAAAIVAAAAHVAAGGYDDQFPVDVFQTGSGTSSNMNANEVIATLASRELGRDVHPNDDVNASQSSNDVFPTSIHLAATQFVVEDLLPSLRHLAEALEGKAVEFETVVKAGRTHLMDATPVTLGQEFGGYAAQVRYGIERLESALPRLAELPLGGTAVGTGINTPLGFAARVIEKLRASTGLPLSEARNHFEAQGARDALVETSGQLRTVAVGLYKMANDIRWMGSGPRAGLRELRIPDLQPGSSIMPGKVNPVVCEAVRQVCAQVIGNDATVAFAGSQGDFELNVMLPVMARNILESIKLLAASSRLFADRCVVGLVADAEVCLAYAEGSPSIVTPLNRHLGYDEAASIAKEALAKQISIKEVVIARGHVDSGKLTETQLEEALDLLRMTHP from the coding sequence ATGGTACGCGTGACGACTCCAGAGGCGACGGGTTACCGGATCGAACGCGACTCGATGGGCGAGGTGGAGGTGCCCGCCGAGGCGCTGTGGCGGGCGCAGACCCAGCGTGCGGTGCAGAATTTCCCGATCTCCGGCCGGGGGATCGAGCCAGCTCAGATCAAGGCCCTGGCGCAGGTGAAGGGGGCCGCGGCTGAGGTCAACGGCGAGCTGGGGGTGATCGACGCGAACGTGGCCGCCGCGATCGTGGCCGCCGCCGCGCACGTGGCCGCCGGTGGGTACGACGACCAGTTTCCGGTGGACGTCTTCCAGACCGGCTCCGGCACGTCCTCCAACATGAACGCCAACGAGGTGATCGCCACCCTGGCCAGCCGGGAGCTGGGCCGGGACGTGCACCCCAACGACGACGTCAACGCCTCGCAGTCCAGCAACGACGTCTTCCCGACGTCGATCCACCTGGCCGCCACCCAGTTCGTGGTGGAGGATCTGCTCCCCTCGCTCCGGCATCTGGCCGAGGCGCTGGAGGGCAAGGCGGTCGAGTTCGAGACCGTGGTGAAGGCGGGCCGTACCCACCTGATGGACGCCACGCCGGTCACTCTCGGCCAGGAGTTCGGCGGGTACGCCGCGCAGGTCCGCTACGGCATCGAGCGGCTGGAGTCGGCGTTGCCCCGCCTCGCCGAGCTGCCGCTGGGCGGCACCGCCGTGGGCACCGGCATCAACACCCCGCTCGGCTTCGCCGCCCGGGTGATCGAGAAGCTGCGCGCCTCGACCGGCCTGCCGCTGTCGGAGGCGCGCAACCACTTCGAGGCGCAGGGCGCGCGGGACGCCCTCGTGGAGACCTCGGGGCAGCTCCGCACGGTCGCGGTCGGCCTGTACAAGATGGCCAACGACATCCGCTGGATGGGCTCCGGTCCCCGCGCCGGACTGCGCGAGCTGCGCATCCCGGACCTCCAGCCCGGGTCGTCGATCATGCCCGGCAAGGTCAACCCGGTTGTCTGCGAGGCCGTCCGCCAGGTCTGCGCCCAGGTGATCGGCAACGACGCCACCGTCGCCTTCGCCGGCTCCCAGGGCGACTTCGAGCTGAACGTCATGCTCCCGGTCATGGCCCGCAACATCCTGGAGTCGATCAAGCTGTTGGCCGCGTCGAGCCGCCTGTTCGCCGACCGCTGCGTGGTCGGCCTGGTCGCGGACGCCGAGGTCTGCCTGGCGTACGCGGAAGGCTCGCCGTCGATCGTGACCCCGCTCAACCGCCACCTCGGGTACGACGAGGCCGCCTCGATCGCCAAGGAGGCGCTGGCCAAGCAGATCTCCATCAAGGAGGTGGTGATCGCCCGGGGGCACGTCGACTCCGGCAAGCTCACCGAGACGCAGTTGGAGGAGGCGCTCGACCTGCTCCGGATGACCCATCCCTAG